A stretch of DNA from Chitinivorax sp. B:
GTTGCGCACCGTTGCTTGTAAGGCAGCACGATAGAAGTCGACCAACTGATTGTCTTTGCTGGCACCAATGTTGTATTTGCCGTTGACCTTTTCAATCTCCCGCATCTTATCCGGATGGGCAATCAGCATACCGGTACGGCTGACGATCATGTTGTAGGTGCCAGGCACACTGATGCGATTGGCACGCTCGATCAATTGATCGATCAGCACATCTTGCCCTGCCCCCCCTACATATTTACCCTGAACATCGATCGGGGTCACGACCGATACCATCCATTGTTTGGCGGGTGCGTCAAAATACACCCCAGTCCAGAAAGTCTTGCGCTCGGGATTGGCCTTGGGTGTCGCCCCCACTTCAGTTTCCAGATCCTCCTCGAACACTTCAACCGATCCACCCCGTGCATAGTTGGTGTCCGGAAGGAACATCACGGTGGCGTCCGACACATTGAGGTCCAGAAATGCATCGTAGAACTGATTGCGGAACGCCGGCCCCAGCTCGCTGGCCACATCGTAAGCGATCAATACCTTGCGCTTGAATTCATTGGTAAGCCTGACACGCGGCAAGACTGCCACAGTCGCCTTGTGTTCGAAGTCGTCCTTCTCCACACGCACTCGCCACAAGCCATCGGCATCCTGCTTCATCAGTTCGTGAAAACGCTTGTCCACGTCTTCATCGTTAGGCAGTTGAAAGCGGCGTACGAACTCGTCCCGCATCAACTTGGTATTGGCCTGGGCGTTCAGAAAAGGTTGGCTTTCCAACTCACTGCGAGCGGTGACATATTTTTCAAGATAAGTCAGTGCTTCGCGCTGGTAACTCAAATAGGTATAGGTATAACTGATGGCGGTGATCACGGCGGTGACCAAACCAATGCGCAGCGCCATCTGACGCATGGCCCGTGCGGACAGCGACTGAATCTTTTTTTGGCGAAGCATGGAGTGTTCCGGGAAGCGAAGTGGCGCTAGTGTGTCATAACTGATGCGGGTTTCCGAGAGGTGTACGGTCTTTTTTGGCAATCCATCCAGATGTCATCAAATGACTGAGCTAACTCACCAGCTGAAACCAACCCGTGGATACCACCGTTGATTACTCGTCTGACGCCGTATATTCCTGTCGGCCATAGCCTGCAATCCCCATGGCAGACCGGACCAGCGCATAGGATACCCAAGGAAGAATTCGCCGCCACCAGGGTACTTGTCGAATCACAGCCAGTTCGATCTGTGCCGAAGATTCCGCCAGTGATTGCATCAGGTCATGACGCAGTTCAGCCGCAAAACGGGAATCGCGCACCACCACATTGGCCTCCCGAGCCATCAATAGACTGAATGGATCAATATTGCTGGAGCCGACAGTGGCCCAGACACCGTCCACCACTGCCACCTTGGCATGCATGAAGCTGCGACGGTACTCCCAGATCTCGATCCCGTTGTCGAGAAAGCTACGATAAAGAGTACGTGTGGCGTAATGCAACAACAGGTATTCGACCCGCCCCTGTAGTAATACCACGACCCGGACACCACGGCGAGCAGCAGCAAACAGTGCACGGCGAAATGCGATACCCGGCAGGAAATAGGCATTGGCAATGACGATTTCACGTCGAGCCCGTTGAACGGCCTGCAGATAGCTCTGCTCAATGGCACGCCGGTGTCGCAGGTTGTCGCGCACGACCAATGCAGCTTCCATATCCCCCGCAATCATGGTTTCTGCCGGGTAACTTGGCACGATCAGCCAAGGCTGTTTGAATTGTGCCCAGCACACCTGCCACCACATGTGACGGACCGCATCATGGATCGATACCAATAACGGCCCCTGCACTCGCACTGCGTAGTCGTAACGAGGTGGTACCTGGTGGGGTGTATTGCGGTCGTCAATGATGTTGATGCCACCAACAAAGGCAACTCGCGCATCGATCACGGCGATCTTGCGATGCAGGCGGCGCAAGCGGCGCCGCTGCAATGCCCAGCGGGACAGTTCTGGTCGGAAAAACAATAGCTTGATACCGGCATCCAACATCCGTGCCTGCCAATCAGCTGGAAAATCGCGGGCACCGAAACCATCCAGCAGCAACTGGACCTGAACGCCGCGTCGGGCAGCCGAAATCAACGCCTCTGCCACAGGCAAGCCACTGTCATCCAGTTCAAAAATATAGGTTTCAAGATGAATGGAGTAACGGGCCGCAGCCATCTCCTGCAATAACACAGGGAAGTAGCCATCGCCGTTTTTCAGAAGCTCGATGCGATTACCGTTGTAGTAGCGCTCCATCGCCCCAGTCTATACGCGGCGCATGGTTGCCGACAACGGCGCATGGTCTGAAATGCGTGACCAGGGCTTGCCAGCATGTACCTGCGCATGTTCAATCGTGAATCCACGATAATAGATGCGATCCAGCGTCAGCACCGGCATGCGACTGGGAAAACTGCGTGCCGGCATGCCGTGCAAAGTCTCGAAGGCTTCGCGCAAATGTAGCGCTTCGGTCAACTGATCAGAGGCTTGTTGTCGCCAATCATTAAAATCGCCAGCAATGATCAATGGGGCGTGCTCAGGTACCATTTTGGCGATTCGTTCACGAAGTACCCGGATCTGTTTCTTACGATCATGCCCCAACAAATTCAGGTGTACGCAGATGGCATGGACTGTTTGCGGCCAGCAGGGCACTTCGATTTCGCAGTGCAGCAGACCACGTTTTTCGAACGGGTTGACTGAAACATCCTGATTTTCAAATTTGACAATCGGGAACCGACTGAGAATGGCATTGCCATGGTGGCCATCATCGTAAATCGCATTCTGGCCATAGGCCACACGATGCGACAATGAATCGGCAAGAAACTCGTGCTGTGGTGCACGAGGCCAGGCGACAAAGCGTTTGGCCTGCTGATCATGTGCCCCCTGCACCTCTTGCAGGAAGATGATGTCGGAGTGCAACTGTTTCAGGTGCAGCGACAGATCATGCACCGTCAACCGACGATTGAACTGTGACATGCCTTTATGGATGTTGTAGGTGGCAATACGTAATACAGCCACGGCAATCCTTTCACACCATCAGACCAAGCCGCTCCGGCAATTGACGGATAGCTGCGGCATTACTCCAGGAAAACACCTTGTCAGCAGCTTGATCCCATGGCAACCACATGAAACCGACATGCTCCCTGGGTGCCACCCTTGGGGTCAAGGTATCCGGTAACAACAGACCGAAAACATGCTCAGTATTGTGGGTGGTACCTGGCTGGTAGCGATGCCGCCAACGTTCATAGATTTCATACTCATTTTGATACTGCCAATCCGTCAACTCGAACTGTGTGGCATCAAACCCAGTTTCTTCGCCCACTTCCCGAACTGCGGTTTCAATCAGTTGCTCATCGCCTTCACGACTACCTGTCACCGACTGCCACGCCCCCTCATAATCGGCGCGCTCCAGCAATAGCACCCGGGCATCTGCTGTGTGAATCACAATCAATGTGGAAATGGGTTGCTTATAAGGCATCAGTGTGACAGTCCGAGGTCAGTATTCTTGAAATTGTAGCAAATACACTCACGCCATGATCCGGACCAAGCCCCTTGTATTAACGATCCCGCTTGGTCCGCTGTTGTACTGGCGCCTCGCATTTGCCATCACGTACACATTCCATCTGCTTTGTCCAGAATGATTTGTTGTCATTGCCACTGGCACGCTTGGGCTGTTCAACCGGTCGTGGAGGGGGTGCGGGAGCTGCCTCTGGATCGCGATCCGGGGTAGAGGCATGCTGTGGCAGTGTGCTGGATGTTTCCCCGCGGCCAGTTCTGAGTTCCTTGGGTGGCTTTTTAGTAACCTTGGTCGCACGCTCTGCGTCGGTCATCGGTCTGTCAGACTTCAACTGGGTGCCAGCGACCGCAGCCCCACCTGCCGCAGCAGCAAGCGGATCGGCTGCGGACAAGGCAGGATCGACCTCGACAGGTGGAACTGGTTCAGGCTCGGCCGCGGGAGGCGGCGTAACCAGCGTTGCTGCGCCGCCTTGTTTCCAGTTGGCTTGTGGGTTCATTGTGGCCGGTTGTGTACCAGATACCTGTGGTGTAGGTGTCGGTGGTTCGACTGGCTGCAGATGAGTACTCAGCCATAAACCAACCCCGACCGCCACCAACCCGCATACCACCAGTACCCCACCCCAAATAGCCCATGGCTTGTTGACCCCTGCCCGATGGTTTTTTCCCGAAGCCGCTGCGGGTGTCGGTGTTGTACGGGGCGTCTGCGTGTCCACCACGTTGTGGGTATGCGCTGCCAGCTCCTCTGCATCGCGTTCACGTAAGCCGTGCCGCAATGCTTCCAGCATGGCTTCCGCCGATTGGAAGCGCTGATCCGGATCCTTGGCCAAGCAGATCATGGTGAGATCGCTCAACCAGATTGGAATTTCCGGACAGATGGCCGCTGGGGCGGTCGGCGTCTCGAACAGAATCTTGTAAACAATGCTGGCAACGTTGTCGGCATTGAACGGTTCAGTTCCGGTCAACAGCTCGTACAGCACCACACCGCAAGAAAAAATGTCGGAACGACCGTCGACCCGCTTTGCCGATACCTGTTCAGGTGACATATAGCGCGGCGAACCCAGTGGGGTACCGGTTTGGGTCAGATCGCTGGTCGGCATCTGAGCTATGCCGAAATCGGTAATCTTCAGCATGCCAGTGCTGGTGAACATCAAATTGCCTGGCTTGATGTCACGGTGGACGATGTCGTTCTGATGCGCATAGGCCAAGCCTTTCAACAATTGGCGCAAAATCTTCAGCACTTTGTCGATTGGCATCTTCTTCCCCCCGTCCTGCATATCTGCCAGGGAGGGGCCATCCACAAACTCCATGGCGATGTAGGGTAGATCGTTAACCCGTTCGCATTCGTAGATGGTAATGATGTTGGGGTGATTCAACCGGGCAGCCGAACGCGCCTCCTGTTGCAGACGGGCAGCAAATTGCTCGCGCAAGGTTGGCTCAAGGTTGATGCTCATGACTTTCAGCGCAACGGGTCGGTCAAGGCGCGTGTCAATCGCCTTATATACGACGCCCATTGCGCCTTGGCCTATCTTGCTGATGATCTGATAGTGGTCAAACGAATGCATTGTGTAGAGCGCTTTTTTAGCGCCACAGTTCTCGTGCCGAGGGAAGTTGCCCTATACCTTATCTAGTGTATCCGATTTCTGCTGAATGGCTATGAAACAGCAAGTGCGAAACAGTGCGGACGGCCGTTTTACGCCGAACAACGTGCAATGCTTGCGATTAGAGTAGTCATTCAGTATCGTGCCGATCCACTTTCGATCTTCCGTATTTATGTTGTTTTGAAATTGGTTCATATCCCGAACCAAACTCATTGCATTGTGCACTCCTGATCATGGACCGGCGACACGACGCTATACCATCGCCCTTCCAGGCAGCATCAAAAAGAGAAAACCCAGACACAATAGAGGAATCATGACCAAACTCGGTAAGTCATTACTGGCAATCGCCGTAACCGGCTGTTTCTGCAACGCCCCCCAGGCCGGCAACTTCAGCCACATCTATTTTTTTGGCGACAGCCTGACTGATACCGGCGCCTATGCCGGTGGGGCAGGTGTTGCCACAGGAGCCCGTTTCACGATCAACCCAGGGTTAATCTATGCAGACCTGCTGGCTCAGCATTATGGCAAAACCGCAGTCGCCATCAATCGTGACAACCCCAATACTTCGACCAACGGCAACAACTATGCTCAAGGCGGAGCCCGATCCATAGAAAGTGATCGTACGGGCCTGTTCGGCAACATCCATGATTTACCGACACAAGTCACCCATGCCATTGCAGATATGCGTGCCCGCGGCGTCAACGGCATGGATCCCAACTCACTCTATGTAGTGTACACGGGAGGTAACGACGTTCCGGTGGCGCTGCAAAAAGCCGCAGCCAGCCAAGCAGATGCCGCGGCAGAAATTCAAGCATCGGCGACCAGCCTGGTAACGCAAGTAGTTACGCTCAACAAGCTGGGCGCCAAGAGCATCGTGGTCCCGAATCTGCCCAATTTTGCCAACGTACCCGGCGTGGCTTATGGCGTCATTGACGGCATTCTCGCCAACCCCGCTGTCCAAGGCGGTATCACCACCGTAGTCATGGCCCAGGTCGATGCCCAGATTAATGCAGGCAACCTGCCCCCAGCCAATCGGGCAGCAGCCATCGCAGCGGGTGTATCCAGTGCAACCAGCAATGTTCGCACATCCGTACTGGGTGCCATGTTTGCTCAATACAGGGCAAGCGACAATCCTAGCACCGCGCGTACCAATGCAGCAGCCGCAGCACAGGCCGCCTTTCTGGCAGCAGGCATTCCTTTGCCGGATGGCACTGTGGCCATGGCTATCACGACCGCAACGGCTGGCGGCAAAACACTCAGCGAAGGCTTCAATCTGGCCGTCAGCGCCGGCCTGCTATCGCAAGGGGTCAATGTCATCCCCGCCGATATCTTTCACTTGGTCGATGAAGTCGTCGCGGATTCCAAATCCTATGGCATCGACAACGTCACGGGCGCCGCATGCTCAAATATGCTGGTCAATTCAATCCAGTGTGCCAATACCACTCCAGATACTGACCTGAGCAAAGTCTATCTGTTTGCAGACGATCGCCACCCGACACCACAGATGCATGCGCTGATTGCCGACTATGTCTTGTCGATTCTGGAAGCCAGCCGGGCCGTAGCACCACTGGCCGACCTGCAGCTGACCAACGGCCGGACGCAAGAAGTCATGATCGAGAATCATCTCCGCGCCTTAGCTGGCACACGTCAAGCCGCCAGTGGTTATCGGGTGTTTGTCGATGGCGCCTCCACCCGTGCCGACCAAACCGCCCGCGATACCCTGCCCAGCTACGATGGCAAAGACAAGCTCAGTGCAACGGTGGGCTTTGATGTACTTGCTGCGGATAACATCAGTATTGGTTTCGCGGTCTCGCGTAATGAGCAATCTGGCAGAGTGAGCAACAACGGCAATGTCAAAAGTCGGGAAACGGCATTCAGCGTGTTTGGTCAGGCAGATATCGACGCCTGGTATGTCAATTGGCTGGGAAGTGTCGGCAATACCCACTTCGATCATATCGAACGTGTCATCCAGCTTGGGGTTGCTACGCGCATCGAAAACGGTACGGCCAAGGCAGATCGGACACAACTGAAAATCGGTACCGGTTTCCGAATCCCACTGGGGCCTTTCACATTGATCCCCAAGGGCGGCATCGCCTATCAGAACGTAGGGGTGGCTGCTTATCAGGAAGATAGTGGCCGCTCCACAGCCATGACTTTCAGCAACCAGAAGGTCAAATCAGTGGTTGGGAGTCTTGGTGTAGCAGTAGAGGGCAAAATTGCTTTGAGTTTCGGTGCAGTACGTCCCTACCTGGATCTGGCTGGCAAACATGAATTCAAAGGCGGAGACCGCAACTTGACCGTTGGATTGATCAACATGCCCGGTAGTTTTGTCGTCCCGATTGTACGCCAGGATGACAGCTATGGCATGGTTGGTGCCGGCGTGAACATCGATATCAGTAAAGCCACCACGATAGGTGCGAACTACCATCAGGTCGTTGGCATGTCAGATAACAAGGAACGTACTGCTGGACTCAGCTTTCTGACCCGTTTCTAACCATCCGCCCCAACGGATAATGTGGTCATGACAAGCGTGGCCGTTTTTGGATGATATCGAAGCGAACACAGGGATTGGTGGTCGTGTAGAATAAGGCGCTTTCCATGCTCAACCCTTCCCGCCGATGACGGCCGCCATTCGCATTCAACAGATCAGCAAGCGTTATCAAACCTTGCAAGCGCTCGACCAAGTCAGCCTGGACATTCATCAGGGCGAATTTTTTGCACTACTAGGCCCCAACGGCGCTGGCAAAACGACATTGATCACCATCATGGCCGGTTTGACCCGTGCTGACACCGGCAGCATCGAGGTGATGGGCCACAACGTTGTTACCGATTACCGAAACGCCCGCCGCAATCTAGGTATCGTACCGCAAGAGCTGGTGTTCGATCCGTTCTTCACTGTCCGCGAAACTTTGCGTATCCAGTCCGGCTATTTTGGCCTGAAAAAGAATGATGACTGGATTGACGAAATCATGACCAATCTGGATCTGATGAACAAGGCAGAGGTCAACATGCGGGCGCTGTCCGGCGGTATGAAGCGACGAGTGCTGGTTGCCCAGGCCTTGGTACATCGCCCGCCAGTCATCGTACTGGATGAACCGACTGCTGGTGTTGATGTTGAACTGCGCCAAAGCCTGTGGGAATTTATCAAGAAGTTGAACCAGGCCGGCCACACCATTGTCTTGACTACCCATTATCTGGAAGAAGCCGAAACCTTGTGCAATCGTATTGCCATGCTCAAGCAGGGCCGCATCATCGCACTGGATGACAAGACCAATTTCCTGAATGGTCATGCTACCCATCAAGTAAGGGTAAAGGTGTTTCCCGATGTGCTGCCAGCCAGCCTGCAGCCGTTGTTGGCAGGGCAGGAAGAAGGCTACTACCGGCTCAAATTGCCAGCACTGGACCAGCTGGAAATGGTCTTGATGACGCTTCGTGAAGCGGGTGTCAACGTAAAAGACATCGCCCTTGAACAACCCAGCCTGGAAGATGTGTTTGTCCAGGTGATGCACAAACCCTGACACGTGAACATGACCGGTTTTTCAACGCTGCTATACAAGGAAGTGCTCCGATTCTGGAAAGTCAGCCTACAGACAATCCTGGCGCCAGTCGTTACGGCATTGCTGTATCTGATGATCTTCTCGCATGCTATCGGCAGCCATGTCGTGGTGTATCAGAACATTCAGTATGTTCACTTCCTGATTCCCGGGCTGGTCATGATGTCGATGCTGCAGAACGCATTTGCCAACAGCTCCTCCAGCCTGATCCAGTCCAAGATCACCGGCAATATCGTGTTCATTCTACTGCCGCCCCTGACACATATTGAATTTTTTGGCGCCTATGTCATCGCGTCGGTTGTACGTGGCATTGCAGTAGGCCTGGGTGTATTTGCCGTGACCTGGTGGTTTGTCCCGCCAGCACTGCCCCACCCGATCTGGGCACTGGTGTTCTCAATACTGGGTTGTGCCATGCTGGGCACGCTGGGGCTCATCGCTGGCATCTGGGCGGAGAAATTCGATCAGCTTGCCGGATTCCAGAACTTTCTGATCATGCCGCTCACCTTTCTGGCGGGCGTGTTCTATTCGATCCATTCGCTGCCAGATTTTTGGCAGAAAGTCTCTCATTTCAATCCATTTTTTTATATGATCGATGGGTTCCGCTTCGGTTTTCTAGGTGCATCTGACGTGCCACCAGTGCACAGCCTGCTCGTGATAGGCGGCTGTACACTAGCGTTGACGCTGTTCACGCTGTACCTGCTGAAAACTGGTTACAAGCTGAGACATTGATCACCTTACCGGCCCATTTTTTGATACAGAGCCAACATGGTCACTCCCGAACAAATCAAGCAATACATCACCGCCAACCTGCCCTGTGACATCCTTGAAGTCCAGGGCGATGGCCACCACTTCGAAGCGCTGATCGTCAGCCCCGAATTTACAGGCAAGAACCGCGTCCAGCAGCATCAGCGTGTTTACCTGGCACTCGGTGATCGCATGCGCGAGGAAATTCACGCGCTTTCCATGAAAACCTACAGCCCGGAACAATGGGCTGCCGCACAAGGCTGATATCACATGGATAAGCTGAAAATTACAGGCGGTACGCCGCTGAATGGTGAAATCGTTATTTCCGGCGCCAAGAATGCTGCACTGCCGATTCTGTGCGCTGGCCTACTGACAGCCGATACGCTACGCCTCACCAACGTTCCGCAACTGCGAGATGTTTTGACCACCCAAAAGCTGTTGCAGCAAATGGGTGTACGGGTGATGACCGACAACGTGCACGAGTTCGAGATCACCGCCAACCAGGTAGACAATCTGGTGGCATCGTATGAACTGGTGAAAACCATGCGCGCCTCCATCCTGGTGCTGGGTCCGATGTTGGCGCGATTCGGCGAAGCCACTGTCAGCTTGCCGGGAGGCTGCGCCATTGGTTCCCGTCCGGTGGATCAGCACATCAAGGGTCTTGAAGCCATGGGCGCCGAGATCAAGATCGAGCACGGTTACATCAAAGCTCGTGCCAGCCGCCTGAAGGGGGCGCGTATCGTAACCGATATGGTCACCGTCACCGGTACTGAGAACCTGATGATGGCTGCGGCATTGGCAGAGGGTGTCACCACCATTGAAAACGCTGCTCGCGAGCCTGAAGTCGTAGATCTGGCAGAATGTCTGACGGCCATGGGCGCCAAGATTTATGGTGCAGGTAGCGATACCATCACCGTTGAAGGGGTAGATCGCCTTCATGGCGGTGCCCATCGCGTCATGCCAGACCGTATTGAAACCGGCACTTTTCTGGTGGCCGCAGCAGCCAGCCGCAGTCATCTGGTCATGCGCAATACCCGTGCCGACATTCTGGATTCAGTCTTGGACAAACTCAAGGAAGCGGGCGCCCATATCGAAGCTGGCAAGGACTGGATCAGCCTGGACATGAAACGCCGTCCGACCGCCGTCAATATCCGCACACTGCCCTACCCCGCTTTCCCGACTGATATGCAGGCACAATTCATGATCCTGAATACAATTGCTGAAGGCACTGGAGTGATTACCGAGACCATCTTCGAAAACCGCTTCATGCATGCGCCAGAGCTTAGCCGTATGGGCGCCAGCATTGAAACCAGTGGCAATACGGCCATCACCCGCGGCGTGGCGAAACTCTCGGCGGCGACCGTCATGGCCACCGACTTGCGTGCATCGGCCAGTTTGGTCATTGCCGGTCTGATTGCAGAAGGAGACACAACGGTGGACCGCATTTACCATCTGGATCGCGGATACGAACATATCGAACGTAAGTTGTCCGGCGTTGGGGCACAAATTGAGCGTATCAGTTGATCACCGATCAGCTCCCCATCATACAAAACGCCGCATCGATTGCGGCGTTTTGCGTTTACCACGATGACCGCCGATCAACTGACCGTGCAAATACGCCCGTAGTATTTACCGGCTTGCCCTGTCCCGATGAAATTCCCCATTGCTTGCAGATACCCTTTCGCCTTCTTGTACGGACCAGTGCCATCCACAATCACAGACTGTGTCGAAGTACCATAAACCATGGATGCCCCAACCTCAGCGCTGATGATATTGCCCAACGGGGTCTTGATGATGGTGCGAGACGTAAACAGGCGACGTGTCTGTGGAATTGTTCCGCCAGGCAGTGGTGGTACAGCTTTTTCATTGATAATTGCCGGGGTCAATAACTGTCCTTGATTGGAACCAAAGGCAGTCTCGGCGGTCAAGCCGGTAAAACCAGTCCCGATACCAGACAGTGTCGTTTTGTAGCAAGAGTTTGGCACACGCGGTCCAAGATAAGCATTACCTGGATACTCCGTCACAATCTTGCACGTCGCATCCAGATCCAGCTTGATCGTACCTGTGATATCCCGACACATTTCAGCAGCTTGCACCGATACGCCCAAGCCTGACAGCAATACAATACCAAGCAGCTTCATCTTCATGATTTTCCTCAGAGATAATTTGATTGGGATCGACTTACACTCTCATAACCACTTCCAAAACCCGATCCATGCTAATCCCAAAAAAAGCCCAACCTCAAGCAATTTTTCCCAATAAAATAAATAAGATAACATTCGTAAAAACAGGAAATTCCAATTTATTGAAATTCATAACCAGAGATACACAACACCCACACTATAAAATCAGATGACATGTTCAAGACAACGTGAATGTTTCCGCACCTGCACAACTTCTGATATCTCCCCCATGCGATTTTCCGGCACACTTCAAACTTGCCCTATTCCTGCTCCCACATTGCACCGCTTGCTCCCCTTTTCCGAATTGACATCGCACAAATTGCCTTTCTTGGCGCAACATTTTTCACAAAATGGGATACAATCGGGGTGAAATCTTTCTCCTAGACCCGATTTTCCGTGAGCACAATCACTATTGCCTTATCCAAAGGCCGCATTTTTGATGAAACCCTGCCAATGCTCGAAGCTGCAGGTATCGTTCCGTCCGAAAACCCGGAAACCTCGCGTAAGCTGATCATTGGTACCAATCGTGACGATGTACGGTTGATCATTGTCCGAGCGACCGATGTGCCAACCTATGTGCAACATGGCGCGGCCGATTTGGGCGTGGCCGGCAAGGATGTGCTTCTGGAACATGGAGGGGCCAATCTTTATCAACCATTGGATCTGGAAATTGCCCAATGCCGGTTGATGGTGGCAACCCGTGCAGATTTCGATTACGCCGCCGCTGTAGGGCGCGGTGCTCGCTTACGCGTAGCCACTAAATATGTGAACTCCGCTCGCGAACATTTTGCAGCCAAAGGTGTGCACATTGATCTGATCAAACTTTACGGCTCAATGGAGTTGGCACCGCTGGTCGGCTTGTCCGATGTGATTGTCGATCTGGTCAGCACTGGCGGCACCTTGAAAGCCAATAATCTGGTTGCCGTTGAACACATTCTGGATGTCAGCTCTCGCTTGGTCGTCAATCAAGCAGCCTATAAACTCAAGCGCAACAAGCTGGCGCCGATCTTCGATGCGTTCAAACACGCCATGCACCACCATCACGCCCATTAACACCCGGTCTTGAGCAGGCGTGCGCGGCCCTGTTCGGGACCGCAAAACGGCAATTTTCCAAGCTAAAATGCCGCGCGAACGATACAATATTGCGTCGCACTGAACCGAACATCATGGCTACTATCCGCCGTCTCGACTCCAGTACCCCCGGCTTTCGCGCTGAGCTAAGCCAGTTGCTTGCCTTTGAAACTGCACAAGACCTGAAGGTCGATGCGGCAGTCCAGGCAATTCTTTCCGATGTCAAAACCCGTGGCGATGAAGCAGTGCTGGAATGTACCCGCCGCTTTGACCGCATCCAGGCCCATTCCATGGCAGAACTGGAAATGTCGCGCACCACGTTACAAGCGGCCTATGAGCAATTACCGGATCGCGAGAAGCAAGCGCTGACAGCCGCCGCAGAACGGATTCGCCGTTATCACGAGCACCAGAAGCAGACATCCTGGCAATATCAGGAAGCAGATGGCACCGTCCTAGGTCAGCAAGTCACACCGCTGGATCGCGTAGGCATCTATGTCCCAGGCGGCAAAGCAGCGTATCCGTCATCCGTGCTGATGAACGCCATGCCGGCGCAGGTGGCAGGTGTAGGTGAAATCATCATGGTGTCCCCTGCCCGAGCTGGTGACGAGCAACAATTGGTGCTCGCTGCCGCGTATCTGGCTGGCGTACATCGCGTCATCACGATTGGCGGTGCGCAAGCTGTCGCCGCGCTGGCTTATGGCACGGCAACCATTCCGCAAGTGGACAAGATTGTCGGCCCAGGCAATGCCTATGTAGCAGCCGCCAAGCGCCATGTTTTTGGTGTGGTGGGTATCGATATGGTGGCCGGCCCATCGGAAATCCTGGTCATCTGCGATGGTCAAACTGATCCAGACTGGATTGCGATGGATCTGTTCAGCCAAGCAGAGCATGACGAAATTGCCCAGGCTATCCTGCTCTGCCCGGATGATGCATTCATCGACCGTGTTACAACCAGCATCAACAAGCTGTTACCCACCATGCCCCGCCAGGACATCATTACCGCATCACTGACTGGGCGTGGTGCCTTGATCAAAGTCGCCAATCTGGATGAAGCCTGTGATATCGCCAATTGGATTGCACCGGAACACCTGGAATTGTCCGTCGCCGACGCCCCCTCCATGGCCAACAAGATCCGTCATGCAGGCGCCATTTTCATGGGCCGTTACACATCAGAATCGCTGGGTGATTACTGTGCCGGTCCCAACCATGTGTTACCCACATCCCGTACCGCGCGATTTGCCAGCCCACTGGGCGTTTATGATTTCCAGAAACGTTCCA
This window harbors:
- a CDS encoding autotransporter domain-containing protein, giving the protein MTKLGKSLLAIAVTGCFCNAPQAGNFSHIYFFGDSLTDTGAYAGGAGVATGARFTINPGLIYADLLAQHYGKTAVAINRDNPNTSTNGNNYAQGGARSIESDRTGLFGNIHDLPTQVTHAIADMRARGVNGMDPNSLYVVYTGGNDVPVALQKAAASQADAAAEIQASATSLVTQVVTLNKLGAKSIVVPNLPNFANVPGVAYGVIDGILANPAVQGGITTVVMAQVDAQINAGNLPPANRAAAIAAGVSSATSNVRTSVLGAMFAQYRASDNPSTARTNAAAAAQAAFLAAGIPLPDGTVAMAITTATAGGKTLSEGFNLAVSAGLLSQGVNVIPADIFHLVDEVVADSKSYGIDNVTGAACSNMLVNSIQCANTTPDTDLSKVYLFADDRHPTPQMHALIADYVLSILEASRAVAPLADLQLTNGRTQEVMIENHLRALAGTRQAASGYRVFVDGASTRADQTARDTLPSYDGKDKLSATVGFDVLAADNISIGFAVSRNEQSGRVSNNGNVKSRETAFSVFGQADIDAWYVNWLGSVGNTHFDHIERVIQLGVATRIENGTAKADRTQLKIGTGFRIPLGPFTLIPKGGIAYQNVGVAAYQEDSGRSTAMTFSNQKVKSVVGSLGVAVEGKIALSFGAVRPYLDLAGKHEFKGGDRNLTVGLINMPGSFVVPIVRQDDSYGMVGAGVNIDISKATTIGANYHQVVGMSDNKERTAGLSFLTRF
- a CDS encoding ABC transporter ATP-binding protein, which translates into the protein MTAAIRIQQISKRYQTLQALDQVSLDIHQGEFFALLGPNGAGKTTLITIMAGLTRADTGSIEVMGHNVVTDYRNARRNLGIVPQELVFDPFFTVRETLRIQSGYFGLKKNDDWIDEIMTNLDLMNKAEVNMRALSGGMKRRVLVAQALVHRPPVIVLDEPTAGVDVELRQSLWEFIKKLNQAGHTIVLTTHYLEEAETLCNRIAMLKQGRIIALDDKTNFLNGHATHQVRVKVFPDVLPASLQPLLAGQEEGYYRLKLPALDQLEMVLMTLREAGVNVKDIALEQPSLEDVFVQVMHKP
- a CDS encoding ABC transporter permease, whose amino-acid sequence is MTGFSTLLYKEVLRFWKVSLQTILAPVVTALLYLMIFSHAIGSHVVVYQNIQYVHFLIPGLVMMSMLQNAFANSSSSLIQSKITGNIVFILLPPLTHIEFFGAYVIASVVRGIAVGLGVFAVTWWFVPPALPHPIWALVFSILGCAMLGTLGLIAGIWAEKFDQLAGFQNFLIMPLTFLAGVFYSIHSLPDFWQKVSHFNPFFYMIDGFRFGFLGASDVPPVHSLLVIGGCTLALTLFTLYLLKTGYKLRH
- a CDS encoding BolA family protein; this encodes MVTPEQIKQYITANLPCDILEVQGDGHHFEALIVSPEFTGKNRVQQHQRVYLALGDRMREEIHALSMKTYSPEQWAAAQG
- the murA gene encoding UDP-N-acetylglucosamine 1-carboxyvinyltransferase — protein: MDKLKITGGTPLNGEIVISGAKNAALPILCAGLLTADTLRLTNVPQLRDVLTTQKLLQQMGVRVMTDNVHEFEITANQVDNLVASYELVKTMRASILVLGPMLARFGEATVSLPGGCAIGSRPVDQHIKGLEAMGAEIKIEHGYIKARASRLKGARIVTDMVTVTGTENLMMAAALAEGVTTIENAAREPEVVDLAECLTAMGAKIYGAGSDTITVEGVDRLHGGAHRVMPDRIETGTFLVAAAASRSHLVMRNTRADILDSVLDKLKEAGAHIEAGKDWISLDMKRRPTAVNIRTLPYPAFPTDMQAQFMILNTIAEGTGVITETIFENRFMHAPELSRMGASIETSGNTAITRGVAKLSAATVMATDLRASASLVIAGLIAEGDTTVDRIYHLDRGYEHIERKLSGVGAQIERIS